Proteins encoded together in one Rubripirellula reticaptiva window:
- a CDS encoding glucose 1-dehydrogenase produces MKAVAVTPGTPNSVHLTEIEKPSLDQIQDGLGVLVRVLKVGVDATDREINEALYGNAPDGDNHLVIGHESFGIVEAVGPNVKRVKVGDFVTATVRRPGNSIYDQIGTNDMTSEETYYERGINLRHGFMTEYFVDEEEYIVRVPAGLKHLHVLMEPMSCAAKAIYQAFEAQRRMKVWRPKLAYVQGAGQIGLLATLVLKLQGIEVYTIARGEGPHLKSEIVEGLEATYVSTKQTPLAELVKQTGRPDLIVDATGSSRLAFEAMEHVGHNGVVVWTGITGGVKVSEVPSDSINLNWVLGNKLLLGSVNANRTHFEMGIKDLALGEMMYPGVLERILTHPVDGMDNYAEMMRYLVEDPDALKVYVNVANE; encoded by the coding sequence ATGAAAGCCGTCGCGGTTACTCCTGGCACCCCCAACAGTGTCCATTTGACTGAGATTGAAAAGCCCTCGCTGGATCAAATCCAAGACGGATTGGGGGTTTTGGTGCGGGTATTGAAGGTCGGCGTGGATGCGACGGATCGTGAAATCAACGAGGCTTTGTACGGCAACGCGCCTGACGGCGACAACCACTTAGTGATCGGACACGAGAGTTTTGGGATCGTTGAAGCGGTAGGGCCGAACGTCAAACGAGTCAAGGTTGGCGACTTTGTCACCGCTACGGTTCGTCGTCCTGGCAACTCGATCTATGACCAGATCGGCACCAACGACATGACCAGCGAGGAAACTTACTACGAGCGCGGCATCAACCTGCGTCACGGTTTCATGACCGAGTACTTTGTCGACGAAGAAGAATATATCGTTCGTGTTCCGGCCGGACTGAAGCACTTGCACGTGCTGATGGAACCGATGAGCTGTGCGGCCAAGGCAATCTACCAAGCCTTCGAAGCCCAGCGCCGAATGAAAGTTTGGCGCCCGAAACTGGCCTATGTCCAAGGCGCCGGACAGATCGGTTTGCTAGCGACGTTGGTGTTGAAACTGCAAGGCATTGAGGTCTACACGATCGCTCGCGGCGAAGGACCTCACCTGAAATCAGAAATCGTCGAAGGCCTGGAAGCTACTTACGTCAGCACGAAACAAACGCCACTTGCAGAGCTCGTCAAACAGACCGGTCGCCCCGACTTAATCGTTGACGCGACCGGCAGCAGCCGCTTGGCGTTCGAAGCCATGGAACACGTCGGCCACAACGGCGTCGTGGTTTGGACCGGCATTACCGGCGGCGTCAAAGTTTCTGAGGTTCCCTCGGACAGCATCAACCTGAACTGGGTTTTGGGAAACAAACTGCTGCTAGGCAGCGTCAACGCAAACCGAACTCACTTTGAAATGGGCATCAAGGACCTGGCACTTGGCGAGATGATGTACCCAGGCGTGCTTGAGCGAATCCTGACTCATCCAGTCGACGGCATGGACAACTATGCCGAGATGATGCGGTACTTGGTTGAAGACCCTGACGCTTTGAAGGTCTACGTCAACGTCGCCAACGAGTGA
- a CDS encoding alpha/beta hydrolase — protein MPNVRAFAADELYKHGPDSMPSDAVPNGKVTQHTFAKSEIFPGTKRRYSVYVPAQYDGSSPAALMVFQDGHAFEGKTGDFRLPVVFDNLIAKGDMPITIAVMVDPGHKGELGEKRGWKPTPSNRSFEYDSVSGDYAEFLMTELLPEIEKDYRITENPELRAVCGNSSGGICAFSVAWYRPDAFRKVLSHIGSFTNIRGGHDYEAQVRKTPKKPIRILLQDGSGDLDNEHGNWPLANQTLAKSLAFKGYDYKFVYGTGAHNGIHGGAIFPDSLRWLWRGWKDETF, from the coding sequence ATGCCGAATGTTCGAGCGTTTGCGGCTGATGAGCTGTACAAGCACGGTCCCGATTCGATGCCCTCGGATGCGGTCCCGAACGGCAAAGTGACTCAGCACACATTTGCCAAAAGTGAAATTTTCCCCGGCACAAAACGTCGTTATTCGGTTTACGTTCCGGCCCAATACGATGGTTCGTCACCTGCCGCATTGATGGTCTTCCAAGACGGCCATGCGTTCGAAGGAAAGACCGGTGACTTTCGTTTGCCCGTCGTGTTTGACAACTTGATCGCCAAGGGCGATATGCCGATCACGATTGCCGTGATGGTGGATCCGGGACACAAGGGCGAGCTTGGCGAAAAGCGTGGTTGGAAACCGACGCCGTCGAACCGTAGTTTTGAGTACGACAGCGTCAGTGGAGATTACGCCGAGTTCTTGATGACCGAGTTGTTGCCGGAAATCGAAAAGGATTACCGGATCACTGAGAACCCCGAACTGCGTGCTGTATGTGGCAACAGCAGTGGCGGGATTTGCGCGTTTTCGGTTGCTTGGTATCGTCCCGATGCGTTCCGTAAAGTGCTGTCGCATATCGGCAGCTTCACTAATATCCGAGGCGGTCACGACTACGAAGCGCAAGTCCGAAAGACACCTAAGAAGCCGATTCGAATCCTGTTGCAGGATGGTTCGGGTGACCTCGACAATGAGCATGGGAATTGGCCGCTGGCGAATCAGACGCTGGCTAAATCATTGGCGTTTAAAGGATACGACTACAAATTCGTGTACGGCACCGGTGCTCATAATGGCATCCATGGCGGCGCGATTTTCCCCGATTCGTTGCGATGGCTGTGGCGTGGATGGAAGGACGAAACTTTCTAA
- a CDS encoding sulfatase, producing the protein MQPIASRPLFLTIIRSAALIVFAGMPIFPAMGQANRPNILMIAIDDLNDWVEPLGGHPQVQTPAMQRLAQRGITFTNAHCQAPLCNPSRTSLMTGRRPTSTGVYGLSPWIRDSPEFADIRMLPQHFHDHGYRTLIGGKIYHGGYGRGKGAQNECDVWGLNASVGAKPPSKLIPPTPGGNHPLMDWGTFDHRDEDKGDWKVASWAVDQIETMATAPAEQPFFLSVGFFLPHVPCFATQKWFDMYPDESLVMPPMLADDRDDTPLASWFVHWELPEPRTSWLKENNQLRPLVRSYLACVSFVDSQVGRVLDALEKSPYADNTIVVLWSDHGYHLGEKGISGKNSLWARSTRVPLIFAGPGIDGGLRCSQPAELLDIYPTLSELAGLPQAPGLEGLSLRRQIQSPTAVRQRPAICTHNVGNHSVCDNRWRYVVYADGSEELYDLTSDPDEFHNLMAGDAASEQHRNTADRLAAWLPKDQRALARGSAHRVLEEREDGFYWEENLIDPNALIR; encoded by the coding sequence ATGCAACCCATTGCATCACGGCCCCTGTTCTTGACGATCATTCGTTCCGCCGCGTTGATCGTCTTTGCCGGGATGCCAATTTTCCCGGCGATGGGTCAAGCCAATCGCCCAAACATCTTGATGATCGCCATTGACGATCTGAATGATTGGGTCGAACCGCTCGGTGGGCATCCCCAGGTGCAGACACCCGCCATGCAGCGATTGGCCCAGCGAGGGATCACGTTTACCAACGCGCATTGTCAGGCGCCGCTTTGCAATCCCAGTCGCACGTCGCTGATGACAGGACGACGTCCCACATCGACCGGTGTTTACGGTCTGTCACCGTGGATTCGCGATTCGCCCGAATTTGCGGACATTCGGATGTTGCCACAGCATTTTCACGACCATGGATATCGAACGCTAATTGGCGGCAAAATCTATCATGGTGGCTACGGTCGCGGAAAAGGTGCCCAGAACGAATGCGATGTTTGGGGGCTTAACGCGAGTGTCGGTGCGAAGCCGCCAAGCAAGTTGATCCCACCAACGCCGGGTGGTAACCATCCGCTGATGGACTGGGGCACTTTCGATCATCGTGATGAAGACAAAGGCGACTGGAAGGTGGCTTCGTGGGCTGTCGACCAAATTGAAACCATGGCGACCGCGCCAGCCGAGCAGCCGTTCTTTTTATCGGTCGGTTTCTTTCTGCCACACGTGCCGTGCTTTGCAACTCAGAAGTGGTTCGACATGTATCCCGACGAGTCGTTAGTGATGCCGCCGATGTTGGCGGATGACCGCGATGATACACCGCTGGCGTCCTGGTTCGTTCACTGGGAACTGCCAGAGCCTCGAACGAGTTGGTTGAAAGAGAATAACCAGCTTCGCCCGTTGGTGCGGTCATACTTGGCATGCGTTAGTTTCGTCGACAGCCAAGTGGGGCGAGTGCTTGATGCTCTGGAAAAATCTCCTTATGCCGACAACACGATTGTCGTGTTGTGGAGCGATCATGGATATCATCTTGGCGAAAAAGGGATCTCGGGAAAGAACAGTCTGTGGGCGCGATCGACTCGCGTGCCGCTCATTTTCGCAGGACCAGGCATCGATGGCGGCCTCCGTTGCAGCCAGCCCGCCGAATTGCTGGACATCTATCCCACGCTTTCGGAATTGGCCGGATTGCCTCAGGCACCTGGATTGGAGGGGCTCAGTCTGCGCCGTCAAATCCAGTCGCCTACTGCTGTCCGCCAGCGTCCGGCGATTTGTACGCATAACGTGGGAAACCATTCGGTGTGCGACAATCGTTGGCGGTATGTCGTCTACGCCGACGGCAGCGAAGAACTTTACGATCTCACGAGCGATCCGGATGAGTTCCATAACTTGATGGCGGGGGATGCTGCCTCGGAACAGCATCGAAACACCGCGGATCGTTTGGCGGCTTGGTTGCCGAAGGACCAGCGAGCGTTAGCAAGAGGAAGTGCGCACCGTGTCTTAGAAGAGCGGGAAGATGGATTTTATTGGGAAGAGAACCTGATTGATCCGAATGCATTGATTCGGTGA
- a CDS encoding aldo/keto reductase: MQQRRLGASGIAVSDICMGTMTFGSQCDEATSHAICDRARDAGIDFFDAAEIYPVPPRADTVGDTETIFGRWLKDQPRDSVIVASKVTGPGHGWFTPPVRHGKTALDRRQIVSSCEDSLRRLDTDYIDLYQIHWPDHGLPYEEVLGVLGELRDQGKVRVIGCSNETSWGLMKSLWVADVYHVDRYQTVQNNFSLINRRCESELAQVCRRENVSLLPYSPLGGGVLTGKYENGPPPGGRFSAYLTDGDDRQKRMARRFVNERTVETTRRLAEIADSIGVTVTALALAWSRQHDFVASTIVGATSIAQLDESLAAKDLILDAETLARIDQVDIDIPTPMTEDGLRRL, translated from the coding sequence ATGCAACAACGACGACTTGGCGCCAGTGGAATAGCCGTTTCCGACATCTGCATGGGGACCATGACCTTCGGATCCCAATGCGATGAAGCCACCAGCCATGCGATTTGTGACCGCGCACGGGACGCCGGAATCGACTTCTTTGATGCCGCCGAGATTTACCCGGTGCCACCGCGAGCCGACACGGTCGGAGATACCGAAACGATATTTGGCCGCTGGCTAAAAGACCAACCTCGCGACTCGGTGATCGTGGCATCCAAAGTCACTGGCCCTGGTCACGGATGGTTCACGCCGCCGGTTCGACATGGCAAAACGGCGCTGGACCGCCGGCAAATCGTATCGTCCTGCGAAGACTCGCTCAGGCGTTTAGATACCGACTACATCGATCTGTACCAAATCCACTGGCCCGACCATGGTTTGCCCTACGAAGAAGTGCTTGGCGTTCTTGGCGAATTGCGTGACCAGGGCAAAGTTCGCGTTATCGGTTGCAGCAACGAAACGAGCTGGGGATTGATGAAGAGCTTGTGGGTGGCCGACGTCTACCACGTTGATCGCTACCAAACGGTGCAAAACAATTTCAGCCTGATCAATCGCCGCTGCGAAAGCGAATTGGCACAAGTTTGCCGCCGCGAGAATGTCAGTCTGCTGCCGTACTCGCCACTTGGCGGCGGAGTCCTAACCGGAAAGTACGAAAATGGGCCACCGCCCGGAGGCCGTTTTTCGGCTTATTTGACCGACGGAGACGACCGCCAAAAGCGAATGGCTCGCCGCTTCGTCAACGAGCGTACCGTCGAAACAACTCGCCGTTTGGCGGAAATCGCCGACTCAATCGGTGTCACCGTGACTGCACTCGCACTCGCGTGGAGCCGCCAACACGACTTTGTCGCCTCGACAATTGTGGGTGCTACCTCGATCGCTCAGCTCGACGAATCACTGGCGGCCAAAGATTTGATTTTGGACGCTGAAACGTTGGCACGAATCGATCAAGTCGATATCGACATCCCGACGCCGATGACAGAAGACGGGTTACGACGACTGTAG
- the sufC gene encoding Fe-S cluster assembly ATPase SufC — protein sequence MTHVLKIEDLHVSVGDKPILRGVNLTINHGETHALMGPNGSGKSTLGLAIMGHPGYTVTGGSITLDGEDVLEMGPDIRARKGIFMAFQRPMAIPGVKMADFLRHATTNVRRPDRKEGEELIPMREFRKELKEKMAHLKMDVEFARRYVNDGFSGGEMKRAEILQLAMLQPKFAILDETDSGLDADAVRLASESIADIGHQKMGLLIITHHDKLLEHNPPEFTHVMLGGRLVETGGKELAEELHEKGYERIRTAYPDADAVNQEMLAEEAAV from the coding sequence ATGACTCACGTATTGAAAATCGAAGACCTGCACGTATCCGTTGGCGACAAACCGATTCTTCGCGGTGTCAATCTGACGATTAACCACGGTGAAACGCACGCTCTGATGGGCCCCAACGGCAGCGGCAAGAGTACGCTCGGTTTGGCGATCATGGGTCACCCTGGTTATACCGTGACCGGCGGCAGCATCACGCTTGATGGTGAAGACGTGTTGGAGATGGGACCAGACATCCGCGCCCGAAAAGGCATCTTCATGGCCTTCCAACGTCCCATGGCGATCCCCGGCGTAAAGATGGCCGACTTTCTGCGTCATGCAACGACCAACGTGCGTCGTCCCGACCGAAAGGAAGGCGAGGAATTGATCCCGATGCGGGAGTTCCGCAAAGAGCTGAAAGAAAAGATGGCTCACCTAAAGATGGACGTCGAGTTTGCTCGTCGTTACGTCAACGACGGTTTCTCGGGTGGCGAGATGAAGCGAGCCGAGATTCTGCAACTGGCAATGTTGCAACCCAAGTTTGCGATTTTGGATGAAACCGACAGCGGTCTAGATGCGGACGCTGTTCGTTTGGCGAGCGAGTCGATCGCTGATATCGGGCACCAAAAGATGGGGCTGTTGATCATCACGCACCACGACAAATTGCTCGAACACAATCCACCCGAATTCACTCACGTGATGTTGGGTGGCCGTTTGGTCGAAACTGGCGGCAAGGAACTTGCCGAGGAATTGCACGAGAAGGGATACGAGCGAATTCGCACGGCTTATCCGGACGCTGACGCCGTAAACCAAGAAATGTTGGCTGAAGAAGCTGCGGTCTAG
- a CDS encoding helix-turn-helix transcriptional regulator, whose protein sequence is MNSPVIHHEELRSVDRKLLMVMRGGDAFGIGELTDQLGVTATAIRQRIERLLEIGLIDREKIVAGRGRPTYQYHLTVAGHRSAGANSVDLADAMWREIQAIDDVEIRSKLLSGIAARLGRQFASQLSSEEAGGTLESRIEKLSEMMTARHMSACMTHSGELPVLDIGSCPYPAMTDASSDRAMCRLEEEMISEALGTQVHLSSCRLDGDSCCQFSAASDASPRSTATASAHTGVSSPNTEDKS, encoded by the coding sequence ATGAATTCACCCGTCATCCACCACGAAGAGCTGCGATCGGTCGATCGCAAGTTGTTGATGGTGATGCGCGGCGGCGACGCTTTTGGGATCGGCGAATTGACCGACCAGTTAGGCGTCACCGCGACAGCAATTCGCCAACGGATCGAGCGTCTCTTAGAGATTGGTTTGATCGATCGAGAAAAGATTGTCGCGGGTCGTGGACGTCCAACGTACCAATACCATTTGACGGTGGCTGGGCACCGGAGTGCCGGAGCCAATTCGGTGGACTTGGCCGATGCGATGTGGCGCGAGATCCAGGCGATTGATGATGTTGAAATTCGCAGCAAATTGCTAAGCGGGATCGCCGCTAGATTGGGTCGCCAGTTCGCAAGCCAGCTTTCGTCCGAAGAAGCTGGCGGAACCCTGGAAAGCCGAATCGAAAAATTGTCCGAGATGATGACTGCTCGGCACATGTCGGCCTGCATGACTCACAGCGGTGAGTTGCCAGTGTTGGATATTGGGTCATGCCCTTATCCGGCAATGACAGATGCGTCGTCGGACCGTGCAATGTGCCGACTAGAAGAAGAAATGATTTCCGAAGCGCTGGGGACTCAGGTACACCTGAGCAGTTGCCGATTGGACGGCGATTCGTGCTGTCAATTTTCAGCGGCCAGCGATGCTTCGCCCCGTTCAACTGCGACGGCTTCAGCACACACTGGTGTTTCATCGCCAAACACCGAAGACAAGTCTTGA
- a CDS encoding polyprenyl synthetase family protein, with protein MDLTSAPQTHSTAPATARDSAAEALDVQECSQNRSSASPSPTVAVNGATSPREFFGRLYGPIEQPLAAVENRIAQELQSPYEAVGELLRHGTQLGGKRLRPALVLLTGSALGNVTDDHIVLGTVIEMVHTATLIHDDVLDEAETRRHVATVNAQWNNHTSILLGDYLFAQSYRLAATLSSTTACQWIGEAARLVCEGEMRQVLGRDLLDIDEDTYFGMIRGKTAELCRVACELGAHYSGASEDQVASFGRYGNAVGIAFQIADDFLDLWGDDQVVGKTLGTDVEQGKITLPLIRLLATASDQDRIRIERILRGPAKERVDGIRPYLQASDARQYTESVAQRFRSEAIAELQFLARSQAKASLVSIADFSVDRRF; from the coding sequence ATGGATCTGACTTCCGCTCCGCAAACCCACTCGACCGCCCCTGCCACCGCTCGCGATTCCGCGGCCGAAGCCCTGGACGTTCAAGAATGCTCGCAGAACCGGTCTTCGGCATCGCCGAGCCCGACCGTAGCGGTAAATGGAGCCACGTCGCCTCGCGAGTTTTTTGGGCGTTTGTATGGGCCAATCGAACAACCCCTGGCGGCTGTCGAAAATCGCATCGCTCAAGAACTGCAAAGCCCCTACGAGGCCGTTGGCGAACTGCTGCGACATGGAACCCAGCTTGGTGGCAAGCGACTGCGTCCGGCCTTGGTCCTGTTGACGGGATCCGCCTTAGGCAACGTTACGGATGATCACATCGTTCTTGGCACCGTGATTGAAATGGTCCACACCGCAACACTTATTCACGATGATGTGTTGGACGAAGCTGAAACTCGGCGGCACGTGGCGACGGTCAACGCCCAATGGAACAACCACACCAGCATCCTTTTGGGCGACTACCTCTTCGCCCAGAGCTATCGGCTGGCCGCCACACTTTCGTCGACCACAGCATGCCAGTGGATCGGTGAAGCGGCCAGATTGGTTTGTGAAGGCGAGATGCGTCAAGTGCTTGGCCGAGACTTATTGGATATCGACGAAGACACCTATTTTGGAATGATTCGCGGCAAAACCGCTGAACTCTGCCGTGTGGCTTGCGAACTGGGAGCCCACTACAGCGGTGCCAGCGAGGACCAAGTCGCTTCGTTCGGACGCTACGGAAATGCGGTCGGAATCGCTTTCCAAATCGCAGATGATTTCCTCGACCTTTGGGGCGATGACCAAGTCGTTGGCAAGACGCTGGGCACAGACGTCGAGCAAGGCAAAATCACGTTGCCGCTGATCCGGTTGTTGGCAACGGCAAGCGATCAGGATCGAATTCGAATCGAACGGATCTTGCGTGGCCCGGCGAAGGAACGTGTGGACGGGATCCGCCCGTACCTGCAAGCCAGTGACGCGCGACAGTACACCGAATCCGTGGCTCAGCGGTTCCGCAGTGAAGCGATTGCCGAACTGCAATTTTTAGCGAGATCACAAGCAAAAGCGTCGCTCGTATCAATCGCGGACTTCAGCGTCGATCGTCGTTTTTAA
- a CDS encoding 3-dehydroquinate synthase codes for MPDSTLSTDVAFAVPFVHRLRVTDDVAGGDFGALLELLQTDATTRARVLLVGESSLADHVHRLSEKLSSVDGVELVAPAAIVEGGEAIKNGESVLRGLLDKVNHFGLDRRSYIVAVGGGAMLDAIGFAAAIAHRGIRLIRLPSTVLAQADSGVGVKNAINYFDKKNWIGTFAVPWAVVNDTTLLKTLPDRDFFSGFSEAVKVSLLKDRGQFLWLCDHADAIRQRDMKTAKTAIHQSCLAHLRHITEGGDPFEMLEARPLDFGHWSAHRLEPLTEYAIRHGEAVAIGVAIDCIYSTMKFGFPAADTDRVIRCLTAMGMRLWHQSLDPIERLMTGLEEFRQHLGGRLTITMLRAIGDPINVHEIDEAAMKDAIDSLRKLACG; via the coding sequence ATGCCGGATTCTACTCTTTCTACCGATGTCGCCTTTGCCGTGCCCTTTGTGCACCGCTTGAGGGTGACCGATGACGTTGCCGGCGGTGACTTTGGTGCATTGTTGGAACTGCTGCAAACTGATGCTACAACGCGAGCTCGTGTCTTGCTGGTGGGTGAATCGTCGCTTGCTGATCACGTGCATCGATTGTCAGAAAAACTGTCCTCGGTTGATGGTGTCGAGTTGGTTGCGCCGGCGGCGATTGTCGAGGGCGGCGAGGCGATCAAGAACGGCGAATCGGTGCTGCGAGGTTTGCTGGACAAAGTCAACCATTTTGGGCTCGATCGACGCAGCTACATCGTGGCGGTTGGTGGCGGCGCGATGCTGGATGCGATTGGCTTTGCGGCCGCGATCGCTCATCGTGGCATTCGCTTGATTCGATTGCCTTCGACGGTGTTGGCTCAAGCTGATTCAGGCGTCGGCGTTAAAAACGCAATCAACTACTTTGACAAGAAAAATTGGATTGGAACGTTTGCGGTTCCCTGGGCAGTCGTCAACGACACGACGCTACTGAAGACGCTGCCCGATCGAGACTTCTTCAGTGGTTTCAGCGAAGCCGTGAAGGTGTCGCTGCTAAAGGATCGTGGTCAATTTTTGTGGCTTTGCGATCATGCGGATGCGATTCGCCAGCGTGACATGAAAACCGCTAAAACGGCGATCCACCAATCTTGTTTGGCTCACCTGCGGCACATTACCGAAGGTGGTGATCCATTTGAGATGTTAGAAGCACGGCCGCTCGATTTTGGGCACTGGTCGGCTCACCGTTTAGAACCGCTAACCGAATATGCCATTCGGCACGGCGAAGCGGTCGCCATCGGTGTCGCGATTGACTGTATCTATTCGACCATGAAGTTTGGATTTCCCGCCGCTGATACCGATCGTGTGATCAGGTGTTTGACCGCGATGGGGATGCGGCTGTGGCATCAATCGCTCGATCCGATCGAGCGATTGATGACGGGGCTTGAAGAGTTTCGCCAGCATCTGGGCGGTCGATTGACGATCACGATGCTGCGAGCCATCGGCGACCCCATCAATGTTCACGAAATTGATGAAGCCGCGATGAAAGACGCAATCGACAGTCTACGAAAGCTGGCTTGCGGCTGA
- a CDS encoding Gfo/Idh/MocA family protein, with protein sequence MSRLNRRQFAAVATSAFAVAATPRHSFAQSPGPNDQIGVCVVGANGRGGEHIRGFNKDPRTFISAIVDVDHVVGQTRAKQIKELQGKAPEIFVDVREAIDSGKFDILSCATPNHWHALCGVWAMQAGKDVYIEKPISHNIHEGRTLIAAAEKYGRMFQTGTQCRSSTACSDAAKFIAEGGIGEVNFARGLCYKRRKSINPLGDYPIPKNVDFDLWSGPATFTDPKLTRSKLHYDWHWQRHYGNGDLGNQGPHQTDIARWGLGVNRHPESIVSYGCRLGYDVERKDPNYVDAGDTANTEVSIYDYGDKCLVFETRGLDVTESAGPEVDAMFGKGGGNKIGVIFYGSEGYVAQVSYGHCIVFDKDMKQTQEFKAKNDVGDAHFANFIDAVQSRDAATLNADALTGHLSAAVSHLGNISYYLGEDNKSSVDEIKKIVSNVKSLDDNIETLEQTVTHLESNGVDLNKTPLSMGPVLKFNPETEKFVDNSAADSLLTRNYREGFEVPTADKV encoded by the coding sequence ATGTCACGATTGAATCGTCGCCAGTTTGCTGCAGTCGCCACTTCGGCGTTTGCGGTTGCCGCTACCCCCCGTCATTCTTTTGCCCAATCTCCTGGCCCCAATGACCAGATCGGTGTTTGTGTCGTCGGCGCCAATGGCCGCGGCGGCGAGCACATCCGCGGCTTCAATAAAGATCCACGCACGTTCATCAGCGCGATCGTCGACGTTGACCATGTCGTCGGACAAACGCGAGCTAAGCAAATCAAAGAACTGCAAGGCAAGGCACCCGAAATATTTGTGGACGTCCGCGAAGCCATCGATTCGGGCAAGTTCGACATCCTCTCGTGCGCCACGCCGAACCACTGGCACGCACTGTGTGGCGTATGGGCGATGCAAGCAGGCAAAGATGTTTACATCGAAAAACCGATCAGCCACAATATTCACGAAGGGCGAACTCTAATCGCAGCCGCCGAAAAGTACGGCCGCATGTTCCAAACCGGCACCCAATGCCGCAGCAGCACTGCCTGCAGCGACGCAGCTAAGTTCATTGCCGAAGGCGGCATCGGCGAAGTCAACTTTGCCCGCGGACTTTGCTACAAGCGTCGCAAATCGATCAATCCGCTTGGCGACTATCCGATTCCTAAAAACGTCGATTTCGACTTGTGGTCTGGTCCGGCGACTTTCACCGATCCGAAACTGACCCGCAGCAAACTGCACTACGATTGGCACTGGCAGCGTCATTACGGCAACGGCGACCTTGGCAACCAAGGACCGCACCAAACCGACATCGCACGTTGGGGACTGGGCGTGAATCGTCACCCCGAATCCATTGTCAGCTACGGTTGCCGATTGGGTTACGACGTCGAGCGCAAAGACCCGAACTACGTTGATGCCGGCGACACGGCGAACACCGAAGTCTCGATTTATGACTACGGCGATAAGTGTTTGGTCTTCGAAACTCGTGGTTTGGACGTGACTGAATCAGCAGGTCCCGAAGTCGACGCTATGTTCGGCAAGGGCGGCGGCAACAAGATTGGCGTGATCTTCTACGGCAGTGAAGGCTACGTGGCACAGGTTTCCTATGGCCACTGCATCGTGTTCGACAAAGACATGAAGCAAACACAAGAATTCAAAGCCAAAAACGACGTCGGCGACGCTCACTTTGCCAACTTCATCGACGCGGTCCAGTCGCGCGATGCGGCCACGCTTAACGCCGACGCTTTGACGGGGCACTTGTCGGCTGCGGTCAGCCACTTGGGCAACATTTCGTACTACTTGGGCGAAGACAACAAGTCGTCAGTCGACGAGATCAAGAAGATCGTTTCAAACGTCAAGAGTCTCGATGACAACATTGAAACGCTCGAGCAAACTGTCACTCACTTGGAATCTAACGGCGTCGATCTGAATAAAACCCCTCTTTCGATGGGCCCAGTGTTGAAGTTCAATCCGGAAACCGAGAAGTTCGTCGACAACTCTGCCGCGGACTCATTGCTAACGCGAAATTATCGCGAAGGCTTCGAAGTCCCAACGGCCGACAAAGTCTAA
- a CDS encoding peroxiredoxin: protein MSVLVTQQAPDFKATAVMPDGTFKDISLSDYKGKPVLLFFWPLDFTFVCPTEIIAFSDRAKDFADLGVQILGVSIDSHFTHLAWTNTPREQGGIGKTQYPLIADLNKQIARDYDVLLDGGVALRGLFLIDKDGVVRHQVVNDLPLGRSVDEALRMVQALQYFEKNGEVCPANWKEGSRTIKPDVEKSKEFFGAEYAK from the coding sequence ATGTCAGTTCTGGTGACCCAGCAAGCTCCCGACTTCAAAGCAACCGCCGTCATGCCCGACGGTACGTTCAAGGACATTTCGTTGAGCGATTATAAGGGCAAGCCTGTTTTGCTCTTCTTCTGGCCCTTGGACTTCACGTTCGTGTGCCCTACCGAGATCATCGCGTTCAGCGACCGGGCGAAAGACTTTGCCGATCTTGGCGTCCAAATTTTGGGCGTTTCGATCGACAGCCATTTCACTCACTTGGCTTGGACCAACACGCCGCGTGAACAGGGCGGAATCGGCAAGACCCAGTACCCTTTGATCGCGGACTTGAATAAGCAAATCGCACGCGACTACGACGTGCTCCTTGACGGTGGGGTGGCTCTTCGCGGGTTGTTCTTGATCGACAAGGACGGCGTCGTTCGCCACCAAGTCGTCAACGACCTGCCGCTCGGTCGCAGCGTCGACGAAGCACTGCGAATGGTCCAGGCACTTCAGTACTTCGAAAAGAACGGTGAAGTTTGCCCAGCGAATTGGAAAGAAGGCAGCCGCACGATCAAGCCAGACGTCGAGAAGAGCAAGGAATTCTTTGGCGCAGAATACGCCAAGTAA